The stretch of DNA CGGGCTGATCCGGATCTGCTGCTGCCGTTTCGGGTCCTTGAGCTGCGCCACGATGTCGGCGGTCACGCCCTTGACGAAGAACGGGTCGTCCACCCACGGCGGGGTGCTGTCGTAGATGAAGGTGGAGATCTCGCGCGTCAGGGTGGGGCTGTAACAGGCGTCGCGGCTCTTGAGCGCGTTGGCGAACGCGTCATCCACCGGCACGTCGCGCACGCTGTGCGCAATGAAGTCGGCGCCGCCGGCGAGCGTGGCCTTGGCGTCGGCCAGCGAGTAGATGTGCACGGCGACCTTGAGGTTGCGCTGGTGCGCCTCGTCGAGGACGGCGCGCCAGGCCGCCTCCGGCATCTTGCGCCCGGTCCCCAGGTTGTCGTCAACGCGGATCTTCAGCAGGTCGGGCTTCATCTCGGCGACCTTGCCGGCCATGGCGCGTGCGGCCTCAGCGGTGTCGCCGGTGATCACCGCCCCAGCCACGAACAGCCTGGCCCGATCGAGCGGGCCGGACGTCTGTTCGTTCCGCAGGTCGAAGCCGGCGGCCTGATCGTCGCCGAGGCTGAACACCGTGGTCACGCCGTACTGCGCGTAGGTCCGCAATTGGCGCGTGAGATTCTCGCGCGTGTACGACGCGGGGTCGGCACGCAGCCCGGCGGTCGCGGCGAGATGTCCGTGCGCATTGACCAGGCCCGGCATGAGCGTCTTGCCCTTGACCTCGACGCGGGTGGCGCCCGCCGGCACGGTGGTCGAGGCGGCGGGCCCCATCGAGACGATGCGCCCACCGTCGATGACGAGGGTGCCGTTGTCGATGACGCGGCCCGTCCCGTCGATGAGCCGTCCCCCCACAAATGCGGTGACTTGGGCGCTGGCCGGCGCCGCGCTCGCGAGCGTGAGGGCGACGACTGCAAATAGGGCGTGTGCGTTGCGCATGGCGCGGAAGCTTATCACCGGCAGTGTTAACATCGTCACATGCCCTTACAGGTCCTGGTCGCCGACGACGAACCCGTGTCGCGCACGGTGGTGGGGGCGATGTTGAAGAAGGCCGGCTACGACGTGGTGTTCGCGACGGATGGCGAACAGGCCTGGCGCCTGCTCGATGTGCTGAATCCGCCGGCGATTGCGCTGCTCGACTGGGAAATGCCGGGACTCAAGGGGCCGGAAGTCGTCCAGCGCATCCGGGCGCGCGGCGATCAGGCCCCGACCTACGTGATCCTGCTGACCTCGCGCGACTCATCCGCCGACATCGTCGCCGGCCTCAAGGGCGGCGCCAACGACTACGTCACCAAGCCCGCGAACGAAGACGAGTTGATCGCGCGCGTCAACGTCGGCGCGCGCGTCGTTGACCTGCAGGCGGCCCTGGCCGAGCGCGTGCGGAGCCTCGAGGAGGCCCTCGCCAACGTCAAGGCCCTGCAGACCCTGCTGCCGATGTGCGCGTACTGCAAGTCGATCCGCAACGACCAGAACTACTGGGAGAAGGTGGAGACCTACTTCCAGCAGCATTCCGGCGTCTCGTTCTCACACAGCTATTGCCCGACCTGCTATGAGCGCTTCGTGAAACCGCAGCTCGATGCACTGGAAGACGTGACGGAAGCCCAGCGGCGGCAGAAGAAGGAACGCTGATGGCGGCCCCGGTGCTGGACCCGCTCGTCATCGAGAGCCTCCGGCAGCTCACGCCGCCGGGCGAACCCGACGTGCTCAAGGAAGTACTGGAACTGTTCCTCAATGATGTGCCGGGCCGGCTCGCCCGGCTGCGAGCGGCCTGCGAGGCGGGGAATGCCGTCGAGCTGCAGCGGGTTGCCCATTCGTTGAAGGGCAGCTCCGGGAACATCGGCGCGAACGCCATGTTGGCCGTCTGCCGGCTGCTGGACGAGTTGGGCAGGTCCGGTGACGTGTCGAGTGGTTCCGGCCTGGTCGAATCCCTTGACGCCGAATTCGCTCGCGTCAAGGCCGAGATTCACCGGCTGACGGCTTAGAACGCCTGATCGAGGAACGCCTCGGCGTTGGCGCCGATCCCCCGCTGACACCCACGCGCGGTTGACCGGGGAAATACGCTCGGTGGGAACCATTCCAGCTACAATGATGAAAGGTAAGACGCCGGATTTCTCGAAGGGGATTCAATTCACATGATCGTGCAACGCTATCCAGAACCGTTCATCGCGCCCATGCGCGCGGAGTTGGCTCGCCTGGGCTTCGAAGACCTCAAGACCCCCGACGCCGTCGAGGCCGCCGTCAAGCAGTCCGGGACGACGATGATCGTGGTCAATTCGGTGTGCGGCTGCGCGGCCGGCAAGGCCCGGCCCGGCATTGCGCTCGCGCTGCGACAGGGGAAGCGTCCGGATCATCTCGCCACGGTGTTCGCCGGCGCCGACGTCGAGGCGACCGAGACCGCCCGCACGCACTTCGCGCCGTACCCGCCGTCATCGCCGTCGATCGGCCTGATGAAGGACGGCAAGCTGGTGTACTTGATGGAGCGGAAAGACATCGAGACGCGGTCGTCGGACATGATCGCCGCGGAACTGCAGAAGGCCTTCGAACAGCACTGCTAGGGGGTCAGACCCCTCGGCACTCCTTGCTCGGGGTCAGACCCCTAGCCGCCTCTTGTATGCATCTCCAGATGCGGATCCCGGCGCAGCGTGTTCACCGGAATCAGTGAGCGCTCGCGCAGGGACAGCCGTGCTTCGGCGCCGCGGTCGGTGCGCGCGTGCCACACGCTGGTCAGCAGATCCCGCAACGCCTCATCGCTCACCCCGCCGCGGAGCGGCCCGCGCAGGTCCACGCCCCGTGGCCCGTAAAGGCAGAGATACCAGAGCCCGTCCGCCGTCAGCCGGCTGCGGTCGCACGACTTGCAGAACGGTTCGGTGGTCGAGGCGATGATGCCGAACACGGTGCCGTCAGGCAGCCGAAAGCGTTCGGCCGGCGCCGCCGACGACTCGTCCAGCGCTGCGACCATGCCGTAGTGGGCCGCGATCGTCGTCAGCATGTCCTGACGCGAGACCACCTGGTTCATCGACCACGACGTGGCGCCGCCGACGTCCATGTACTCGATGAACCGGACTTCCGCGCCGCGCTCACGCGCGAACTCCAGCATCGGAATCAACTCGTCGTCATTCACGCCGCGGATGACGACGGAGTCGATCTTGAATCCCGGGAACGTGTCCACGGCGGCGTCGATGCCGGCGAGCACCCGCGGGAGCTCGTCGAACCGTGCCAGCTTGATGAAGCGATCCCGCTGGAGCGTGTCGAGGCTGACGGTCAGGCGATGCAGCCCGGCGGCCTTGAGGTCCGCGGCCGCGCCGGCAAGGAGCACCGCATTGGTGGTCATGGCGAAGTCGCGAATCGCCGGCTTCGCCGCCAGCCGTTCGACCAGCGCCGGGAGGTCGCGGCGCAGCAGCGGCTCGCCGCCAGTGAGCCGCACCTTGTCCACGCCCAGCAGCAGGAACTGATCGACCAGCCGGTCGATTTCCTCGAATTGCAGGATGTCTTCGCGCGGCAGCCACAGGTAGTCGGCTTCCGGCATGCAGTACTGGCAGCGCAGGTTGCAGCGGTCGGTGACCGACAAGCGCAGGTTGCGAAGCGGACGTTGGTGGACGTCGAGGACGGGCACGGCTTGATCATAGTGCCTAAGGTGCCTGAGGCACCCCAGGCGCCTTATCGAGGCTGCTTCATCCGTTCCAGTAACTCGCCGAGGCGCTTGATCTCTTCTCCGTACTTCGCCCAATCGCCGGCACGTTGCGCGTCGAGCGCGCGCTGGTAGGTGGAACGGGCCTCGCTGGCCATCCGCTCCCACTCGGCGGCGCCGGTCGCGGCCGGGACGGGCGGCGCACCAGCCATGGCCACCGGCGTGGCGGCCGGCGTCGCCGCCGCGCGGGGGGCGCGGTCGGCATCGCCGAACAGTCTCGCAATCGCCTCGTCGAGCGTCCGCTCCATGACGATGCGGTTCTGGTAGGCGACGATCACGCGGGTCAGTTCAGGAATGCGGCCGGCTTGCGCGCGCAGGTAGAGGGGACGCACGTAGATCAGTGATTGCTCGATCGGAATCACCATGAGCGTGCCCTGGATCACCTGCGAGCCCTGCTGGCTCCACAGCGTGATCTGCGGCGAGATCACCTGGTCCTGGTTGATGCGCGCCACCACCTGTTGCGGGCCGAAGACCAGCGTCTGCTTGGGGAACTGGAACACCTGCAGCTTGCCGTAGTGCTCGCCGTCGCTGCGCGCCACCATCCACGAGGCGAGGTTGTCGCGCCGCCGCGGCGTGAACGGCAGCATCTGGATGAACTCGGCGTCGTTCTCGCCCGGCAGCTTCATCATCGCGTAGTACGGCTCCATCCGCCGGGTCTCGCCGCTGCTGTCCACCGCGGGTACTTCCCACTGGTCTTCCTTGTTGTAGAAGACCGCCGGATTGGTCATGTGGTAGGTCGCATACACGGACGACTGCATCTGGAAGATGCCCTCCGGGTAGCGCACGTGGTGGCGCAGGTCTTCCGGCATTTCGCTGAGCGGGCGCAGCAGCGTCGGGAAGATCCGCGCGATGGTCTGCACGATCGGGTCGTTGGGTTCGGACAGGTAGAACTGCACCGTGCCCTGGTAGGCGTCCACCACCACCTTGACCGAATTGCGGATGTAGTTCACGCCGCCGGCCGCGGTCGCGTACGGGTAACGATCGGTCGTGGTGTAGGCGTCCTGGATCCAGAAGATGCGGCCGCCGCTGACCACCGGGTAGGGGTCGTCGTCGAACACCAGGAACGGCGCGATCTTGGCGACGCGCCGCCGGATTTGGCGATCGAACATCAGCCGGCTCTCGCTGGTGATGTCGTCGCTCAGCAGAATCTGGTACGACCGGAACCGCGCGGCGAACAACAGCTTCGTCCACAGCGAGCTGATCGGAATCCCGCCGGTGCCGGCGTACTGGTTGTAGACGTTGTCTTCGCCCTTCGGGTAATGGAACTCCTGCGCGCGGGTGCGGACGATGATGTAGTCGCCGGCGAGCTCGCCGAAGTAGATGCTCGGCTCGGTGATGTCGATGTCGACGGTGGTCACCGGCGGCAGGTCGCGGACGAACAGCACCGGCAGGCCCTCGCTGGTGACCTCGTTCACGGGGCCGAGCGTGAGGCCGTGGCCGTGCGTGAAGACCAGGCGCTCGTTGACCCACGTGCGGTTGGGCAGCGCCGCCGGGTTCAGCTCGCGTACCGAGAGCATGACCTGCCGGTTCTTGCCGTTGATCATGTAGCGGTCGTTGTCCACCGAGACGAAGTCGTAATAGGTGCGGATCTCCTGGATCTGCCCGAACGTCTCGAGCAGCGGCTGGTGGTCCCACAGCCGCACGTTGTCGAGCGTGCCGCGATTGGCCTCGAGATCGGCGCGGGTCAGCGCCGCGTCACCGGGCAACTCGCGCTCTTCGATCTGGTTGAGCGCGAAGGCATCGCGGGTGGCGGCGATGTTGTATTCCATGAACGGCGTTTCGCGGACCTGCTCGTTGGGCGTCACGGCGAAGCGCTGCAGCATGGTGGCGTAGCCTTCGCCGCCGAGCAGGGTGATGCCGTAGAGGGCGGCGCCGGCGATCAGGAGGCCGCGCGAGTTGCGCACCGCGGACGCGGCGGCCAGGCCGGCGGCCACCACTGCCGCGGCCGCCAGCGCGAGGGCGGCCGGCATGCGCGCGTAGACGTCGGCGTAACTGGCACCCTGGATGATGCCCGACGGCATTACGATTTCGTGGAGGCGGCCGAGCCAGGCGCCCAGCGCGAGGACCAGGAAGAAGGCGGCCGCCAGCCACGTCAGGTGGCGGCTCGCGCGCGGTTCGACGCGGACGCCGAACGGCGTCAGCGCCATCTGCCCGGCGGCCACGTAGAGCGCGCCGGCGCCGGCGGCGGCGATCACGACCAGGCCCATCGCCAGCCCGCGCGCGAGCTCGAGCGCCGGCAAGGTGAAGATGTAGAGACTGGCATCGTGCCCGAGGATCGGATCGCTCTTGCCGAACGGCCCCTGGTACCACCACGTGAGCACCGTCATCCACTGGCTGGAGGCGTAGGACGCAAACAGGAACGCGGCGACCACGACGGCGAGCATGACGAGCGGCCGCAGTTGATCGCGGGTGGGCAGTGCCACGCTGAAGCCTTCCCGCGTCGTGAAGGTGATCGGGGCCGGGGAAATGGACGACAGGGCGATGCGGACGTGAACCGTCAGCCAGGCGGCGGCCGCCACGAACACCGTCACCGCCATGCCGGCGCGCGCCGAGATTTCAGTGGAGAAGATGTCCTGGAACCCGACTTCGCCGAACCAGAGCCAGTCGGTGAGGAAGTCGACCGAGAAGGGCAGGACGAAGAAGATCGCTCCCGCCAGGAAGAGAATCAGGATCCGTAAGGGCACGGGGGCATCTTACTCCCCCCGCTTCAACCTCCGCAGCGTCCGCCGCTGATCGCGGTCGGGCCGGGTGGGAGGTGTCGCCGCGGCCCGATAGATACGCTCGAGCTTGCGCAATTCGATCTCTTCCGCCGTCGGTTTGGGGGAGGTGTCCTCGTACAGCAGCCGCGCCTCAGCCCTGGAGATGTGGCTGTCGGCCAGGCCGAGCACCGTGAGCAGTTGCTTGCGCCCCATCGGGCGCTGAACCACGAGCAGGTCGCCGGGCTTGACCAGGCGGTGCGGCTTGGCGGTCGCGCCATTGACGCTGACCTTGCCGAGCCGGCATGCCTTGGTCGCCTCCGATCGGGTCTTGAAGACGCACGCGACGTCGAGCCATACGTCGAGCCGGACGGATTCCACCGGAGAATCATACAAGCGGAGGAGATGAACAGAAGGTCAGGAGCTCAGAAGAACTCAAGTTAGTTTCTCCTGATCTTCCGATCTCCTTTTATGATTACTGGCCAATGGCATCCATGAAGCGACCGAATTCATCCCTCGTGCTCGACGGCCCTGAACGCGCGCCGGGGCGCGCCATGCTGCACGCCGTCGGGTTCACGCGCGCCGACTTCCAGAAGTCGCAGATTGGCGTGTGCTCGACCTGGAGCCAGGTCACGCCCTGCAACATGCACATCGACGCGCTCGCCCGTCATGCCGCCGACGGCGTCAGTGGCGCCGGTGGCAAGCCGTCGATCTTCAACACCATCACCGTGTCGGACGGCATCTCGATGGGCACCGAGGGCATGAAGTACTCGCTGGTGTCGCGCGAGGTGATCGCCGACTCGATCGAAGTGGTGATGGGCGCCGAGGGACTGGACGGGCTGGTCGCCATCGGCGGCTGCGACAAGAACATGCCGGCGTGCGTGATCGCCATGGCGCGCCTGAACCGTCCGTCGGTGTTCGTCTACGGCGGCACCATCCTGCCCGGCATCTTCCAGAATCGGCCGGTGGACATCGTCTCGGTGTTCGAAGCGGTGGGGCAGCACGCGGCGGGCACGCTGTCGGACGCGGCGCTGGCGGACCTCGAGCAGCACGCGTGTCCCGGGGCCGGCTCGTGCGGCGGGATGTACACCGCCAACACGATGGCCTCGGCCATTGAAGCGCTCGGCCTGAGCCTGCCCAACAGCTCGGCGCAGGCGGCGATCTCCGACGACAAGAAGCGCGACTGCGCCAGCGCGGGCGCGGCGGTCGTCAAGCTGGTGCAGGCGAACCTGCGGCCGCGCGACATCCTGACCCGCAAGGCGTTCGAGAACGCCATCACCACCGTGATCGCGCTCGGCGGCTCGACCAACGCGGTGCTGCACCTGCTGGCGATTGCGCACGCCGCGGAAGTCAAGGTGACGCTCGACGACTTCACGCGCATCGGCAAGCGTGTGCCGGTGCTGGCCGACCTCAAGCCGAGCGGCAAGTTCGTGATGGCGGAGCTGGTCAAGATCGGCGGCCTGACGCCGCTGCTGAAGCGCCTGCTCGACGCCGGCCTGCTGCACGGCGAGGCGATGACGGTCACCGGCCGCACCCTCGCCGAGAACCTGCGCGGCACCGCGGATTATCCCGACGGGCAACTGGTCGTGCGCGACGTGACCGACCCCATCAAGAAAGACAGCCACCTCGTCGTGCTGCGCGGCAACCTCGCGCCCGACGGCGCGATGGCCAAGATCAGCGGCAAGGAAGGCGAGCGCTTCAGCGGCCGCGCCCGCGTCTACGACCGCGAAGAGGCGGCGCTGGCGGCGATCCTGGCCGGCAAGATCAAGAAGGGCGACGTGGTGGTGATCCGCTACGAGGGGCCGCAAGGCGGACCCGGGATGCGCGAGATGCTGTCGCCGACCAGCGCGATCATGGGACGCGGCCTCGGCGCCGAGGTCGCGCTGATTACCGACGGCCGCTTCAGCGGCGGCACGCACGGCTTCGTCGTCGGGCACATCACCCCGGAGGCGTTCGTGGGCGGACCGCTGGCGCTGGTGAAGAACGGCGACCGCATCACCATCGATGCCAGAACGCGCACTCTTGGGATCGACATCACCGCCAAGGAGTGGCGCGCGCGCCGCACGGCGTGGCGTCCGCGCAAGCCTCGTTACACCAGGGGGGTGCTGGCCAAGTACGCGCGGCAGGTGTCAACCGCAAGCAAGGGGGCGGTGACGGATTAGGGCCGACAAAAATGTGCAATTTCGCCCCAAAGGGCGACGCAACTGTCGGAACGGGCGGTCGCCGGCGCAATGAATATCCAAAATTTCGTAGTGACGCGAGTGTCGGCCATCCCATGCGTACAAAGCTTGCAAAGGCGAAGCTGGGTGACCTACACTCCCGCATCTTTGTTAGCAAAGCGTCTCAAGAGGCTCGCTCGTTGTAATTGGCTTGATCTCTGCGGCTGCGTTGTGTCTGTGACGCCGGGTGCGGCTGGCGGCGGACTTCTTCGATTTGGAGGAAAGCGAGTATGAGTAATTCTTTGTCGCGGTGGTGCCTGCTGGCACTGCTGATGGTTCCACTGGTTGCGAGCACGGCGTGGGCGCAGACGTTCACGGGCGGTGTGCGCGGAGTGGTGAGTGACTCGGGCGGTATCGTCCCGGGCGTGACGGTCACACTCATCAACGAATCGAACGGCGCGTCGCGTGACGCCGTGTCGAACGAGCAGGGCGGCTACAACTTCTCGGCGGTACCCCCGGGCGTCTACACCCTGAAGGCGGAGCTGACCGGCTTCAAGACTTTCGAGAACAAGGGTATCCGCGTCGCCACGCAGCAGTTCGTGACGATGGACATCAAGCTCGATGTCGGCCAGTTGCAGGAGACCATCACCGTGACCGGTGAGGCGCCGCTGATTGACACGTCGAACGCCTCAACCGGCGGCGTGATCGACTCGCGCCAGCTGGAAACGCTGCCCAGCGGCGGCCGCTCGGCGTTCCTCTTCGCCGTGACGGTGCCCACCGTGGTGGCCTCGGGCGACGCGCAGTTCAACCGCCAGCAGGATCAGACCAACGCGTCGCTCCTGTCGCTCGGCGGCGGCGCGCGCCGCGCCAACAACTACCTCGTCGACGGCGTGCCGGTCACCGACCTGCGCAACCGCGCCTCGGCCAACCCCAGCATCGAGTCGCTTGAAGGCGTCAACGTGCAGGTCCACCAGTACGACGCGGAAACCGGGCGCACCGGCGGCGGCACGTTCAACGTGGCGACCAAGTCCGGCGGCAACGACTTCCACGGCAGCGGCTTCTACCAGGCGCGCCCGAAGTGGGGCGCGGCCAACGGGTTCTTTTCGAAGCTGGCGGACTCCCCGCTGCCCGACATCAAGTTCCAGCTGGGCGGCGGCGGCTTCGGCGGCCCGATCATCAAGAACCGCACCTTCTTCTGGTACGGCCAGGAAGGCTACTCGTCGAACACGACCCGCAATGGCTCGGTCCGTTTCCCGACCAGCCGCGAGCGCAACGGCGACTTCTCGCAGACGACCGACAGTTCCGGCCGCCTGGTCGTAATTTACGATCCGCTGACCGGTGATGCTTCCGGTAACGGCCGGACGCCGTTCCCGGGCAACGTCATTCCGGCCAACCGCATCAATTCCGTGGGCAAGGCCATCGCGGGGTCGTACCCGGCGCCGAAGAGCGATGTCAGCAACGGCAGCGCCAATTACTCCACCGACGCGCAGGTCAAGGACTTCGCGATGATGTACACCGCGAAGGTCGATCACCGCATCAACGACAAGATCTCGCTGTCGGGTTTCTACCTCTATAACAAGACCGACGAGCCGTGCTCCAACTTCTGGACGCCCGGTGAGCACAACCCGATCGACCCGAACGACTACCTGCTGGCCCGCCGTGTCCAGATGGTCGCCCTGAACAACACCTGGCTGCCGAGCAACAACACCGTCGTCACGCTGCGCTACGGCTACACGCGCTTCATCGACGACGACACGCTGGCGACCGAGTACGACCCATCGACGCTCGGCTTCAGCTCGAACTACCTGAACAGCCTGCAGGTCAAGAAGTTCCCGATCGTGACCGCCACCGACTACGACAGCATGGGCGCGATCGACCCGACGCCCCGCAACTGGTACTCCTGGGGTGCCAACGGCGCGGTCTCCAAGCTGCTCGGCAGCCACACCGTGAAGGTGGGCGTGGACTATCGGACCATCGGTACCAAGACGCAGTCGTTCTCGGGCGGCGCGGGTGTGCTGAACTTCGACCGTTACTACACCTCGTCGAATGCGCTCTCGAACGGCACCGGCGGGGCGACGCCCTCCGGTAACGCGCTGGCCAGCATGCTCCTGGGCTACCCCTCGGGTGACTCGGGCAACCAGAGCCGCATCGGCCTCTCGACCCCCTTCAATGCCTTCGTGCACTACCTCGGCGGCTACGCGCAGGACGACTGGCGCGTCGGTCCGAAGCTGA from Vicinamibacterales bacterium encodes:
- a CDS encoding amidohydrolase family protein: MRNAHALFAVVALTLASAAPASAQVTAFVGGRLIDGTGRVIDNGTLVIDGGRIVSMGPAASTTVPAGATRVEVKGKTLMPGLVNAHGHLAATAGLRADPASYTRENLTRQLRTYAQYGVTTVFSLGDDQAAGFDLRNEQTSGPLDRARLFVAGAVITGDTAEAARAMAGKVAEMKPDLLKIRVDDNLGTGRKMPEAAWRAVLDEAHQRNLKVAVHIYSLADAKATLAGGADFIAHSVRDVPVDDAFANALKSRDACYSPTLTREISTFIYDSTPPWVDDPFFVKGVTADIVAQLKDPKRQQQIRISPAWKAGQQYKAGLEVAKRNLKMLADRGVRIAFGTDTGPPARFQGFFEHLELEMMVEAGLTPMQALVSATGDAARCHQRTGQFGTLAAGAAADIVILGANPLDNIRNTRSIEQVWINGRKIF
- a CDS encoding response regulator — translated: MPLQVLVADDEPVSRTVVGAMLKKAGYDVVFATDGEQAWRLLDVLNPPAIALLDWEMPGLKGPEVVQRIRARGDQAPTYVILLTSRDSSADIVAGLKGGANDYVTKPANEDELIARVNVGARVVDLQAALAERVRSLEEALANVKALQTLLPMCAYCKSIRNDQNYWEKVETYFQQHSGVSFSHSYCPTCYERFVKPQLDALEDVTEAQRRQKKER
- a CDS encoding Hpt domain-containing protein, with the protein product MAAPVLDPLVIESLRQLTPPGEPDVLKEVLELFLNDVPGRLARLRAACEAGNAVELQRVAHSLKGSSGNIGANAMLAVCRLLDELGRSGDVSSGSGLVESLDAEFARVKAEIHRLTA
- a CDS encoding BrxA/BrxB family bacilliredoxin, which produces MIVQRYPEPFIAPMRAELARLGFEDLKTPDAVEAAVKQSGTTMIVVNSVCGCAAGKARPGIALALRQGKRPDHLATVFAGADVEATETARTHFAPYPPSSPSIGLMKDGKLVYLMERKDIETRSSDMIAAELQKAFEQHC
- the moaA gene encoding GTP 3',8-cyclase MoaA; translated protein: MPVLDVHQRPLRNLRLSVTDRCNLRCQYCMPEADYLWLPREDILQFEEIDRLVDQFLLLGVDKVRLTGGEPLLRRDLPALVERLAAKPAIRDFAMTTNAVLLAGAAADLKAAGLHRLTVSLDTLQRDRFIKLARFDELPRVLAGIDAAVDTFPGFKIDSVVIRGVNDDELIPMLEFARERGAEVRFIEYMDVGGATSWSMNQVVSRQDMLTTIAAHYGMVAALDESSAAPAERFRLPDGTVFGIIASTTEPFCKSCDRSRLTADGLWYLCLYGPRGVDLRGPLRGGVSDEALRDLLTSVWHARTDRGAEARLSLRERSLIPVNTLRRDPHLEMHTRGG
- a CDS encoding UPF0182 family protein — protein: MPLRILILFLAGAIFFVLPFSVDFLTDWLWFGEVGFQDIFSTEISARAGMAVTVFVAAAAWLTVHVRIALSSISPAPITFTTREGFSVALPTRDQLRPLVMLAVVVAAFLFASYASSQWMTVLTWWYQGPFGKSDPILGHDASLYIFTLPALELARGLAMGLVVIAAAGAGALYVAAGQMALTPFGVRVEPRASRHLTWLAAAFFLVLALGAWLGRLHEIVMPSGIIQGASYADVYARMPAALALAAAAVVAAGLAAASAVRNSRGLLIAGAALYGITLLGGEGYATMLQRFAVTPNEQVRETPFMEYNIAATRDAFALNQIEERELPGDAALTRADLEANRGTLDNVRLWDHQPLLETFGQIQEIRTYYDFVSVDNDRYMINGKNRQVMLSVRELNPAALPNRTWVNERLVFTHGHGLTLGPVNEVTSEGLPVLFVRDLPPVTTVDIDITEPSIYFGELAGDYIIVRTRAQEFHYPKGEDNVYNQYAGTGGIPISSLWTKLLFAARFRSYQILLSDDITSESRLMFDRQIRRRVAKIAPFLVFDDDPYPVVSGGRIFWIQDAYTTTDRYPYATAAGGVNYIRNSVKVVVDAYQGTVQFYLSEPNDPIVQTIARIFPTLLRPLSEMPEDLRHHVRYPEGIFQMQSSVYATYHMTNPAVFYNKEDQWEVPAVDSSGETRRMEPYYAMMKLPGENDAEFIQMLPFTPRRRDNLASWMVARSDGEHYGKLQVFQFPKQTLVFGPQQVVARINQDQVISPQITLWSQQGSQVIQGTLMVIPIEQSLIYVRPLYLRAQAGRIPELTRVIVAYQNRIVMERTLDEAIARLFGDADRAPRAAATPAATPVAMAGAPPVPAATGAAEWERMASEARSTYQRALDAQRAGDWAKYGEEIKRLGELLERMKQPR
- a CDS encoding RNA-binding S4 domain-containing protein — protein: MESVRLDVWLDVACVFKTRSEATKACRLGKVSVNGATAKPHRLVKPGDLLVVQRPMGRKQLLTVLGLADSHISRAEARLLYEDTSPKPTAEEIELRKLERIYRAAATPPTRPDRDQRRTLRRLKRGE
- the ilvD gene encoding dihydroxy-acid dehydratase; translated protein: MKRPNSSLVLDGPERAPGRAMLHAVGFTRADFQKSQIGVCSTWSQVTPCNMHIDALARHAADGVSGAGGKPSIFNTITVSDGISMGTEGMKYSLVSREVIADSIEVVMGAEGLDGLVAIGGCDKNMPACVIAMARLNRPSVFVYGGTILPGIFQNRPVDIVSVFEAVGQHAAGTLSDAALADLEQHACPGAGSCGGMYTANTMASAIEALGLSLPNSSAQAAISDDKKRDCASAGAAVVKLVQANLRPRDILTRKAFENAITTVIALGGSTNAVLHLLAIAHAAEVKVTLDDFTRIGKRVPVLADLKPSGKFVMAELVKIGGLTPLLKRLLDAGLLHGEAMTVTGRTLAENLRGTADYPDGQLVVRDVTDPIKKDSHLVVLRGNLAPDGAMAKISGKEGERFSGRARVYDREEAALAAILAGKIKKGDVVVIRYEGPQGGPGMREMLSPTSAIMGRGLGAEVALITDGRFSGGTHGFVVGHITPEAFVGGPLALVKNGDRITIDARTRTLGIDITAKEWRARRTAWRPRKPRYTRGVLAKYARQVSTASKGAVTD
- a CDS encoding TonB-dependent receptor — protein: MSNSLSRWCLLALLMVPLVASTAWAQTFTGGVRGVVSDSGGIVPGVTVTLINESNGASRDAVSNEQGGYNFSAVPPGVYTLKAELTGFKTFENKGIRVATQQFVTMDIKLDVGQLQETITVTGEAPLIDTSNASTGGVIDSRQLETLPSGGRSAFLFAVTVPTVVASGDAQFNRQQDQTNASLLSLGGGARRANNYLVDGVPVTDLRNRASANPSIESLEGVNVQVHQYDAETGRTGGGTFNVATKSGGNDFHGSGFYQARPKWGAANGFFSKLADSPLPDIKFQLGGGGFGGPIIKNRTFFWYGQEGYSSNTTRNGSVRFPTSRERNGDFSQTTDSSGRLVVIYDPLTGDASGNGRTPFPGNVIPANRINSVGKAIAGSYPAPKSDVSNGSANYSTDAQVKDFAMMYTAKVDHRINDKISLSGFYLYNKTDEPCSNFWTPGEHNPIDPNDYLLARRVQMVALNNTWLPSNNTVVTLRYGYTRFIDDDTLATEYDPSTLGFSSNYLNSLQVKKFPIVTATDYDSMGAIDPTPRNWYSWGANGAVSKLLGSHTVKVGVDYRTIGTKTQSFSGGAGVLNFDRYYTSSNALSNGTGGATPSGNALASMLLGYPSGDSGNQSRIGLSTPFNAFVHYLGGYAQDDWRVGPKLTLNYGLRLENESGLMEENNGFTVAFDRTLNPGGALGAVTVNGAPVRGGLVYAGQNGANEYQGNPPSLKVSPRLGVVYSFNPKTVIRAGYGVYWAPWNYQGVGSANYGQIGYSRNTFISQGQFQPTVTVDNPFPRGVDQPVGNALGAMTGVGSQIEFIDQDKKAPYVQQYSVDLSRELPGNIAVGFEYVGATGRDLGLGGSNDGIININQVNPSYLSLGSALLDQVANPFFGLPAGQGKSVTSPTIQRRELLRPFPQFNDILMRQSTLGKSQYHAAVLKFEKRVSNGWGGRVNYTYSQLKDNQFGEGNFFSRSTTEMLNAYDLDAEYSIGLLDVPHKITVSPIIELPFGEGKRWATNGIAARILGDWTLSSIVSIESGFPIAIASSTNNTNIFTRMQRVNLTGSEQATTGSDFERIAPAAGASCKISECGTGLWLNGAAYSTPAAFTLGTSPRTDGSVRTPARNNWDFVANKALRFGSKVRGEVRLEVLNLTNTVKVRGPIHTFGSSAFGQIRTQSGFMRLTQLTFRLSF